A region from the Alnus glutinosa chromosome 5, dhAlnGlut1.1, whole genome shotgun sequence genome encodes:
- the LOC133869840 gene encoding two-pore potassium channel 3-like, translated as MDKEPLLPYLSPRRKPTPPPSVLAPLPEENEISLPLTPSELKDRLIFGPSSSPQESSPIVDALTLSLSSPRPSPSSSSSSLDPTTPQDSQSQSSQAWLIDPNYPSWNRTNLHRSKTAPAMAVINEINNPSLPRPPVGSHSIVGQACILLILYLSLGVVIYWFNKDNFSANETHPVVDALYFCIVTMCTIGYGDITPASTATKLFSIMFVLVGFGFIDILLTGMVSYVLDLQESYLLRTVKGKVEQDTARSYIVDVKKGRMRIRMKVGLALGVVVLCIGVGVCVMHFVERLGWLDSFYLSVMSVTTVGYGDRAFQSLPGRIFASIWLLVSTLAVARAFLYLAEARVDKRHRRMAKWILGHNMTVSEFLAADIDNNGFVSKSEYVIYKLKEMGKVSEKDIMQICNKFDRLDTGNCGKITLADLMENYH; from the exons ATGGACAAAGAGCCTCTGCTACCGTATCTAAGCCCAAGAAGAAAACCAACACCACCACCATCGGTGCTAGCGCCACTCCCTGAAGAAAACGAGATCTCTCTCCCTCTAACCCCTTCTGAGCTCAAAGACCGCCTCATTTTTGGCCCTTCATCTTCCCCACAAGAATCCTCCCCTATAGTCGATGCCTTGACCCTTTCTCTCAGCTCCCCAAGAccctctccttcttcttcttcatcttctttagACCCCACTACCCCACAAGACTCTCAATCACAATCTTCACAGGCTTGGCTCATCGACCCCAATTATCCTTCATGGAACAGGACCAATCTCCACCGTTCCAAAACAGCGCCGGCTATGGCTGTTATCAACGAAATTAACAACCCTTCTTTGCCTAGACCACCAGTCGGGTCTCATTCGATTGTGGGCCAAGCGTGTATTCTTCTTATATTGTATTTATCCTTGGGAGTGGTTATATATTGGTTTAACAAGGACAATTTCTCGGCGAATGAGACGCACCCAGTTGTGGATGCTCTGTATTTTTGCATTGTGACAATGTGCACGATTGGTTATGGTGATATTACGCCGGCTAGCACAGCAACCAAGTTGTTTTCCATAATGTTTGTGTTGGTGGGGTTTGGTTTTATTGATATTCTGCTCACTGGGATGGTGAGCTATGTGCTTGATTTGCAGGAGAGTTATTTGTTGAGGACTGTGAAGGGGAAGGTTGAGCAGGATACGGCGAGGTCGTATATAGTAGATGTGAAGAAGGGTAGGATGAGGATTAGGATGAAAGTGGGATTGGCATTGGGGGTTGTGGTTCTTTGTATTGGGGTTGGTGTTTGTGTAATGCATTTTGTGGAGAGGCTTGGGTGGTTGGATTCGTTTTATCTTTCGGTTATGTCAGTTACGACAGTTGGGTATGGTGACCGGGCCTTTCAGTCCTTGCCGGGAAGGATTTTTGCTTCCATTTGGTTGCTTGTATCAACACTCGCGGTTGCTCGAGCGTTTCTGTATTTGGCCGAGGCGAGAGTGGATAAGCGGCATAGGAGGATGGCGAAGTGGATTCTTGGTCATAATATGACTGTCTCCGAGTTTCTTGCTGCTGACATTGACAACAATGGCTTTGTCAG TAAATCAGAATACGTAATATACAAGCTCAAGGAGATGGGAAAGGTATCAGAGAAAGATATTATGCAGATCTGCAACAAATTTGATAG
- the LOC133869902 gene encoding uncharacterized protein LOC133869902 encodes MIQAIDWLLLEPERIRIQNIVAVVGGFLLLGASGGRVEDSNSTTKRHFISASTDIDQSMADPELEAIRRRRMQELMGQHSMGNQQNPEQQKAQDDAKSEAEERRQMMLSQILSAEARERLARIALVKPEKARGVEDVILNAAQRGQIAEKVSEERLISLLEQINTQTTKQTKVTIQRRRSVLEDDD; translated from the exons ATGATCCAAGCCATTGACTGGCTCCTATTagaaccggagaggatccggATCCAAAATATTGTCGCTGTGGTAGGGGGCTTTTTGTTGCTGGGAGCAAGCGGTGGAAGAGTTGAAGATTCCAATTCCACAACAAAACGACACTTCATTTCCGCTTCTACTGATATCGATCAATCAATG gCTGATCCTGAGTTAGAAGCAATTAGACGAAGAAGAATGCAGGAGCTTATGGGTCAACATAGCATG GGAAATCAACAAAATCCTGAACAGCAGAAGGCTCAGGATGATGCCAAGAG TGAGGCTGAGGAACGGAGGCAAATGATGCTTAGTCAGATTTTGTCAGCTGAAGCACGAGAAAGAC TTGCTCGAATTGCTTTGGTGAAACCTGAGAAAGCAAGAGGTGTTGAAGATGTTATACTAAATGCTGCTCAAAGGGGTCAGATAGCTGAGAAG GTTTCCGAAGAGAGGCTCATATCATTACTGGAACAAATTAATACCCAAACGACTAAACAAACCAAGGTCACG ATCCAGAGGCGTCGGAGTGTTCTTGAAGATGATGATTAG
- the LOC133868280 gene encoding probable methyltransferase At1g29790, which translates to MGFTMGLNLLLLVAMVATNILSLYHLTSTLQTPKRPPSPAPVPDHLLNQLHTIRATINHLTRHHPTTNPSTKLTTTTTTTTTSPDLLLHSRLSPIATACHNHPDLLHRYMNYTPFSVCPQGSDELAESLILRGCHPLPRRRCFSKTPQKPTSSLPQNPFVPSLPDQNVIWHKYTCKSFSCLMRSNPNLGFDPIVETARFMTYSNELDLPIPQLLQIAKLANSVLRLGLDVGGGTGTFAARMKLYNVTVLTTTMNLGGPYNEAVALRGLVPLHVPLQQRFPVFDGVVDLVRCGHAVNRWIPLMAMEFLLYDVDRVLRSGGYLWMDHFFSKGVDLDKLYAPLIGKLGYKKVKWATGNKTNSKNGEVYLTALLQKPVSK; encoded by the coding sequence ATGGGTTTCACCATGGGTCTGAACCTGCTGCTGCTCGTGGCCATGGTGGCCACCAACATCCTCTCCCTCTACCACCTCACCTCCACACTTCAAACTCCCAAGAGACCCCCCTCTCCAGCTCCAGTCCCTGACCACCTCCTCAACCAGCTCCACACCATACGCGCCACCATCAACCACCTCACGCGCCACCACCCCACCACCAACCCCTCCACCAAactcaccaccaccaccaccaccaccactactTCACCAGATCTCCTCCTCCACTCCCGCCTCTCCCCCATCGCCACCGCTTGCCACAACCACCCGGACCTCCTCCACAGGTACATGAACTACACGCCCTTCTCGGTCTGCCCCCAAGGCTCCGACGAGCTCGCCGAGTCCCTCATTCTGCGTGGCTGCCATCCACTCCCTCGCCGCCGTTGCTTTTCCAAAACCCCACAAAAACCCACCTCTTCTCTCCCCCAAAACCCGTTCGTTCCTTCACTGCCAGACCAAAACGTTATCTGGCATAAATACACTTGCAAAAGCTTCAGCTGCCTTATGCGTTCCAACCCGAATCTGGGTTTTGACCCGATTGTCGAAACCGCCCGGTTCATGACCTACAGCAACGAGCTCGACCTCCCGATCCCGCAGCTGCTGCAGATTGCCAAATTGGCCAACTCGGTGCTGCGTCTCGGCCTCGACGTCGGTGGCGGGACGGGGACTTTTGCGGCCAGAATGAAGCTGTACAATGTCACCGTCCTGACGACGACGATGAACCTGGGTGGGCCGTACAACGAGGCCGTGGCTCTGAGGGGGCTGGTGCCGCTTCACGTGCCGCTGCAACAGAGGTTTCCGGTGTTCGACGGGGTGGTGGATCTGGTGCGCTGCGGCCACGCCGTGAACAGGTGGATACCGTTGATGGCGATGGAGTTCTTGCTCTACGACGTGGATAGAGTGTTGAGGAGTGGAGGGTACCTGTGGATGGACCATTTCTTTAGCAAAGGGGTGGATCTTGACAAGCTCTATGCGCCGCTGATTGGGAAATTGGGGTACAAGAAGGTGAAGTGGGCAACGGGTAATAAGACCAATTCGAAGAATGGGGAGGTTTATTTGACCGCACTTTTGCAGAAGCCTGTGTCAAAATGA
- the LOC133868282 gene encoding pterin-4-alpha-carbinolamine dehydratase 2, mitochondrial, which translates to MTRMLRVPLLSLCKPKVSSVSLSGTLLGTHGGSSIRVTEILQNHVGVSSNRNSLCGFRTFCTGQDLSSKKCVPCNSKDMQPMTEQAANELISQVAGWNLVNEGGIFKLNRSWKVKSFTKGLELFKLIADVAEAEGHHPDLHLVGWNNVTIEIWTHAVGGLTENDFILAAKINGLDPQHLLRRKAAT; encoded by the exons ATGACTCGGATGCTACGGGtccctcttctttctctctgtAAGCCTAAG GTGTCATCGGTGTCGTTGTCGGGTACTCTACTTGGGACTCATGGAGG TTCCAGTATACGAGTAACTGAGATACTTCAGAACCATGTGGGAGTGTCATCAAATAGGAACTCACTTTGTGGATTTAGAACTTTTTGCACTGGCCAAG ATTTGTCATCTAAGAAGTGTGTGCCATGCAACTCAAAGGATATGCAACCCATGACTGAGCAAGCAGCGAATGAACTAATTTCACAG GTGGCTGGATGGAATTTGGTAAATGAAGGCGGCATATTTAAGCTGAATCGATCATGGAAAGTGAAGAGTTTTACCAAAGGATTGGAATTATTTAAGCTCATAGCTGATGTTGCAGAAGCGGAAG GTCACCATCCGGATCTTCATCTTGTTGGATGGAACAATGTAACAATTGAGATATGGACACATGCAGTTG GTGGACTGACTGAAAATGACTTCATACTTGCTGCAAAGATAAATGGGCTTGACCCACAACACCTGCTGAGGCGAAAAGCTGCCACGTAA